A region from the Triticum aestivum cultivar Chinese Spring chromosome 3D, IWGSC CS RefSeq v2.1, whole genome shotgun sequence genome encodes:
- the LOC123075763 gene encoding protein RGF1 INDUCIBLE TRANSCRIPTION FACTOR 1, which translates to MKGGTVPTWLELLLATQFFAICTNHLFSNRNECNLFCIDCEESKGAFCYYCCSDHHSTHRVIQIRRSSYHDVVRVAELKDVLDISDVQTYVINSATVVFLNERPQQRGCGVSAVKASSSSYNCESCNRALLDPFRFCSLGCNLKGIKEDMRTSIPTRDFIDCTRKDDDTDCSNTSGNTGNNEESCSDADYCKEKPSPPRVIRHRRKGIPQRAPFY; encoded by the exons ATGAAGGGGGGGACGGTGCCTACATGGCTAGAGCTACTGCTCGCAACACAGTTCTTTGCAATATGCACCAACCATCTCTTCTCTAATCGCAATGAGTGTAACCTGTTTTGCATAGATTGCGAGGAATCAAAGGGCGCCTTCTGCTATTATTGTTGTTCAGACCATCATTCCACCCATCGAGTAATCCAG ataagGCGGTCGTCATACCATGACGTGGTCAGGGTTGCCGAGTTAAAAGATGTACTTGATATCAGTGATGTACAAACATATGTGATCAACAGTGCAACAGTTGTATTTCTTAATGAGCGCCCACAACAACGTGGTTGTGGTGTTTCTGCGGTcaaggcatcatcatcatcatacaaTTGTGAGAGTTGCAATCGTGCTCTTCTTGACCCATTCCGCTTCTGCTCCCTGGGTTGCAAC CTTAAAGGAATCAAAGAGGATATGAGGACAAGCATTCCAACTAGAGATTTTATTGACTGTACAAGAAAGGATGATGACACAGATTGCAGTAACACAAGTGGAAATACTGGAAACAATGAAGAGAGTTGCAGCGATGCGGATTATTGCAAGGAAAAACCATCTCCACCAAGGGTTATTCGTCACCGCCGAAAGGGGATCCCTCAGCGTGCACCTTTTTATTGA